The Bacillales bacterium genome has a window encoding:
- the rapZ gene encoding RNase adapter RapZ, which yields MAKDIQMVIITGMSGAGKTVAMQSLEDLGFFCVDNLPPTLLSKFVDLVKESGDKTNKIAVVMDLRGREFFESLFEAIDQFSEETSVTPQILFLDAKDSVLVRRYKESRRSHPLAPNGLPLEGIRLERGMLSEMKGKAQHYIDTTDLKPKRLREMIIQRFSVPSEHGFTIQVQSFGYKFGIPIDADLVFDVRFLPNPHYVDHMREKTGLDEEVSEYVFKWSETKKFLEKLMDLLQYMLPHYKREGKSQLIISIGCTGGKHRSVALAEYIARNLSDDYSTFVTHRDIEKGKVLSE from the coding sequence ATGGCAAAAGACATTCAAATGGTCATCATCACCGGCATGTCAGGGGCGGGGAAAACGGTAGCGATGCAAAGCCTGGAAGACCTCGGCTTTTTTTGCGTCGATAATTTGCCGCCGACGTTGTTGTCGAAATTCGTGGACCTGGTCAAAGAATCGGGAGACAAAACGAATAAAATAGCTGTGGTGATGGATCTCAGGGGACGGGAGTTTTTCGAGTCGCTCTTTGAAGCGATCGACCAGTTCAGCGAGGAAACGTCCGTCACGCCGCAAATCTTGTTTCTTGACGCGAAAGATTCGGTGCTCGTGCGCCGCTACAAAGAATCGAGACGGTCGCATCCGCTCGCGCCGAACGGCCTTCCGCTCGAAGGTATTCGTCTCGAACGCGGCATGTTAAGCGAAATGAAAGGGAAAGCGCAGCACTACATCGACACGACCGATTTGAAACCGAAGCGGCTTCGCGAAATGATCATTCAACGGTTTTCTGTGCCGAGCGAACACGGCTTTACGATTCAAGTGCAATCGTTCGGCTATAAATTCGGCATTCCGATTGACGCCGATCTCGTGTTCGATGTTCGTTTTCTGCCGAATCCGCATTATGTCGATCACATGCGTGAAAAAACAGGATTGGACGAAGAAGTGTCCGAATACGTGTTCAAATGGTCGGAAACGAAGAAATTTCTCGAGAAGCTGATGGATTTGCTGCAATATATGCTGCCTCACTACAAACGCGAAGGCAAATCCCAATTGATCATCTCGATCGGCTGCACCGGCGGCAAACACCGCTCGGTCGCTTTAGCCGAATATATCGCCAGAAACTTGTCGGATGATTATTCCACATTCGTGACCCATCGCGACATCGAAAAAGGAAAGGTACTTTCTGAATGA
- the whiA gene encoding DNA-binding protein WhiA yields MSFAAETKKELTSVKATGSRARAELAALIRMNGTLSFGGGKTVLDISTENAAIARHIYELIKVVRSTPVELLVRKKMRLKKNNVYIVRISHEAKLLLEDLGIIDKHFTFTRNISLDLVKTKKQKQAYLRGAFLAGGSLNHPESSYHLEIFSLYEEHSQSLLKMMNEFDLHAKLLERKKGYILYIKEGEKITEFLGLIGAHRALLFFEDIRIMKDMRNSVNRLVNCDTANLNKTVGAAIRQVEDIRLIQHEIGLEALPDKLREIAELRLKHQDVTLTELGELVVSGKISKSGINHRLRKISDIAERIRKGEPVKNR; encoded by the coding sequence ATGTCTTTCGCGGCTGAAACGAAAAAAGAGTTGACGAGCGTGAAAGCCACCGGATCGCGGGCGCGTGCGGAACTTGCGGCTTTAATCCGAATGAACGGTACGCTTTCTTTCGGCGGCGGCAAGACGGTGCTCGACATTTCTACTGAGAACGCTGCCATCGCCCGTCACATTTACGAATTGATCAAAGTTGTCCGTTCGACGCCGGTCGAATTGCTCGTCCGTAAGAAAATGCGTTTGAAGAAAAACAACGTGTACATCGTACGGATTAGTCATGAAGCGAAGCTGTTGCTTGAAGATCTTGGCATCATTGATAAACATTTCACGTTCACCCGGAACATCTCTTTGGACTTGGTCAAAACGAAGAAACAAAAGCAAGCCTATTTGCGGGGCGCTTTTCTTGCCGGGGGTTCTTTGAATCATCCAGAGTCATCGTACCATCTGGAAATTTTCTCTTTGTATGAGGAACACTCACAGTCTTTGTTGAAAATGATGAACGAGTTCGATTTGCATGCGAAACTGCTGGAACGGAAAAAAGGTTACATCCTCTACATCAAAGAAGGCGAAAAGATTACGGAATTTCTCGGTCTCATCGGCGCCCACCGCGCGCTGTTGTTTTTTGAAGACATCCGCATTATGAAAGACATGAGAAACTCCGTGAACCGGCTCGTCAACTGCGACACCGCGAATTTGAACAAAACCGTCGGCGCGGCGATTCGCCAAGTCGAAGACATTCGACTGATTCAACATGAAATCGGGCTTGAAGCGCTGCCTGACAAATTGCGTGAAATCGCCGAACTCCGTTTGAAACATCAAGACGTAACGTTGACAGAGCTCGGAGAGTTGGTTGTAAGCGGAAAGATCAGCAAATCCGGCATTAACCACCGCTTACGAAAAATTTCCGACATTGCCGAGCGGATTCGTAAAGGAGAACCGGTTAAAAACCGATAA
- the clpP gene encoding ATP-dependent Clp endopeptidase proteolytic subunit ClpP → MPLIPTVIEQTNRGERAYDIYSRLLKDRIIMLGTPIDDNVANAIVAQLLFLGAEDPERDISLYINSPGGSISAGMAIYDTMQHIKPDVSTICIGMAASMGAFLLNAGAKGKRFALPNSEVMIHQPLGGTQGQATDIEIHAKRIIKMREKLNKIMSERTGQPLEVIERDTDRDFFMSAQEAKDYGLIDDVIVHQSEKNKKS, encoded by the coding sequence ATGCCATTGATCCCGACAGTCATTGAACAGACAAACCGCGGAGAACGCGCTTATGACATTTATTCAAGACTTTTGAAAGATCGCATTATCATGCTCGGCACGCCGATCGACGACAACGTGGCGAATGCGATTGTCGCTCAACTGCTGTTCCTCGGCGCAGAAGATCCGGAAAGAGACATTTCTTTATACATCAACAGTCCGGGCGGTTCAATCTCAGCCGGCATGGCCATCTACGACACGATGCAGCATATCAAACCGGACGTATCGACGATTTGCATCGGCATGGCAGCCTCGATGGGCGCATTTTTGCTGAATGCGGGCGCAAAAGGCAAGCGTTTCGCGCTTCCGAACAGCGAAGTGATGATTCACCAGCCGCTCGGCGGCACACAAGGCCAGGCGACCGACATTGAAATCCACGCCAAACGGATTATCAAAATGCGCGAGAAGTTGAACAAAATCATGTCCGAACGTACCGGACAGCCTCTCGAAGTCATCGAACGGGACACGGACCGCGATTTCTTCATGTCCGCTCAAGAAGCGAAAGACTACGGATTGATCGACGACGTCATCGTCCATCAAAGCGAAAAAAATAAGAAATCATAA
- a CDS encoding RDD family protein translates to MQSSVVRPAGFWIRLLALILDGILLWVLFLFLSFLGNDDPSIIVNIVDCLYGLLLPIFWSGYTVGKRICGIRITRLDDRPVGLGTMLLRNFVAGLIYILTLGIALIVSIFMVAFRSDKRAIHDFVAGTYVTHEAP, encoded by the coding sequence ATGCAATCAAGCGTTGTTCGACCTGCGGGTTTTTGGATCCGCCTGCTCGCGTTAATTCTCGACGGCATCCTTCTATGGGTGTTGTTCTTGTTTTTGTCCTTTCTTGGCAACGACGATCCTTCGATCATCGTAAACATCGTAGATTGTCTTTACGGGCTGTTGCTCCCGATTTTTTGGTCCGGCTATACAGTCGGGAAAAGAATCTGCGGCATTCGAATCACCCGCTTGGACGACCGCCCGGTCGGCCTAGGCACAATGCTGCTTCGCAATTTCGTCGCCGGCTTAATTTACATTCTTACGCTCGGAATTGCATTGATTGTCAGCATTTTCATGGTCGCCTTCAGAAGCGACAAACGAGCCATTCACGACTTTGTGGCCGGCACTTACGTCACGCACGAGGCTCCATAA
- the hisE gene encoding phosphoribosyl-ATP diphosphatase, producing the protein AGPACHTGAYSCFTKAETKPATVDRFAILSELESVIAEREAERPEGAYTTYLFREGVDKILKKVGEEASEVIIAAKNRDHEELKWEAADLLYHLLVLLREQRLPLDDVLQVLQKRHESK; encoded by the coding sequence GCGGGGCCGGCATGTCACACCGGCGCGTACAGCTGCTTTACAAAGGCGGAAACAAAGCCAGCGACGGTGGATCGTTTTGCGATCTTGAGCGAACTTGAGTCGGTCATCGCCGAACGCGAGGCCGAAAGGCCGGAAGGGGCGTACACGACTTACTTGTTCCGTGAGGGTGTCGATAAAATTTTAAAAAAAGTCGGCGAAGAAGCTTCCGAAGTGATCATTGCTGCGAAAAATCGCGATCACGAAGAATTAAAATGGGAAGCGGCCGATTTGTTGTATCATTTGCTCGTGCTGTTGCGTGAACAGCGGTTGCCGTTGGACGACGTCTTACAAGTTTTACAGAAACGCCATGAATCGAAATGA
- a CDS encoding 8-oxo-dGTP diphosphatase: MQRIANCLLLHDNKLLLLKKPSKGWWVAPGGKMESGESIVEAAKREFLEETGLHLNTPVLKGVFTFLIKDQGKMVGEWMMFTFFADRFHGTRLAESDEGELAWISVNEWESLPMAEGDRYFLRMILQKPGVVVGTFTYTSEYELLDYHLESPSDWSYPSIC, encoded by the coding sequence GTGCAAAGAATTGCGAACTGCCTGTTGCTTCACGATAACAAACTCTTATTGTTGAAGAAACCGAGCAAAGGGTGGTGGGTTGCTCCCGGAGGGAAAATGGAAAGCGGGGAATCCATCGTCGAGGCGGCCAAGCGCGAATTCCTTGAAGAAACAGGGCTGCATCTTAATACTCCGGTTCTCAAAGGCGTCTTCACTTTTCTTATCAAAGATCAAGGGAAAATGGTGGGCGAGTGGATGATGTTTACGTTTTTCGCCGATCGCTTTCATGGAACCCGGCTCGCCGAGAGCGATGAAGGAGAACTGGCATGGATTTCTGTGAACGAATGGGAATCGTTGCCGATGGCGGAAGGTGATCGCTATTTCCTGAGGATGATCTTGCAAAAGCCGGGCGTCGTTGTCGGAACTTTTACCTACACCTCTGAATATGAACTACTGGACTATCATCTAGAATCTCCATCGGACTGGTCGTATCCATCAATTTGTTAA
- a CDS encoding YvcK family protein, producing MKDKNKPKLVVIGGGTGLSVLLRGLKRFPVDLTAIVTVADDGGSSGILRSELEIPPPGDIRNVLAALSDAEPLIKKLFQYRFQNGNGLSGHSLGNLLLAGITSITGDFVSGIRELSRVLNVNGIVLPAANHSIVLNAVMKDGTVVEGESKIPKMNKKIDRVYLTPDNIEPLPETLEAIKHADLIVIGPGSLYTSILPNLLVPRLGEAVCRAQAKKVYICNVMTQQGETNGFTASDHVQALVDHLQCQFIDTIVVNNKNIPDDIAERYQEEGASPVRYDEERLKSFGFQVISGKMIQYDHSVVRHNERKIAKLLYAMVTPG from the coding sequence ATGAAGGACAAGAACAAGCCGAAACTCGTCGTTATCGGGGGAGGCACGGGACTGTCCGTCTTGTTGCGGGGATTGAAAAGGTTCCCCGTCGATTTGACGGCGATCGTGACCGTCGCCGACGACGGCGGAAGTTCGGGCATCTTAAGAAGTGAATTGGAAATTCCGCCGCCCGGCGACATCCGGAATGTTCTCGCGGCGTTGTCCGATGCTGAGCCGTTGATCAAGAAACTGTTCCAATATCGATTTCAAAACGGGAACGGTTTGAGCGGGCACTCGCTCGGCAACTTGCTGCTTGCGGGAATTACTTCCATTACCGGTGATTTTGTCTCAGGTATCCGCGAACTGAGCCGTGTGTTGAACGTCAATGGCATTGTGTTGCCGGCGGCCAATCACAGCATTGTGCTCAATGCCGTCATGAAAGACGGGACGGTCGTGGAAGGCGAATCGAAGATCCCGAAGATGAACAAAAAAATCGACCGGGTTTATTTGACACCAGACAACATTGAACCTTTGCCGGAAACGCTGGAGGCGATCAAACACGCAGATTTGATTGTGATCGGACCGGGAAGCCTGTACACGAGCATTTTGCCGAACTTGCTCGTTCCGAGACTGGGCGAAGCGGTTTGTCGGGCGCAAGCGAAAAAGGTATACATTTGTAATGTCATGACACAACAAGGCGAGACGAACGGTTTCACCGCTTCCGATCACGTTCAGGCCTTAGTCGATCATTTGCAATGCCAGTTTATTGACACGATCGTTGTCAATAATAAAAACATACCCGACGATATTGCCGAGCGTTATCAAGAGGAAGGAGCTTCGCCGGTGCGTTACGACGAAGAACGGCTGAAATCCTTTGGTTTTCAAGTGATCAGTGGTAAAATGATTCAATACGATCATTCGGTAGTGCGCCACAATGAGCGGAAAATTGCGAAGCTGTTGTACGCGATGGTGACTCCCGGATAA
- the trxB gene encoding thioredoxin-disulfide reductase, translating to MSEDKIYDVIIAGAGPAGMTAAVYASRANLDTLMIERGIPGGQMANTEDVENFPGFTHILGPDLSNKMFEHAKKFGAEYAYGDIKEIRNDGDIKTVVTTKQEYRAYAVIVTTGAEYKKLGVPGEEELGGRGVSYCAVCDGAFFKGKELVVVGGGDSAVEEGVYLTRFASKVTIVHRRDELRAQKILQKRAFDNEKVEFIWNHTVKEILEKDGKVGSVQLVNTQTGEEQEFPADGVFIYIGMNPLSEAVQSLGITNENGYIETDERMETSIPGIYAAGDIREKELRQIVTATGDGSIAAQSAQGYIETLKEKQPVS from the coding sequence GTGAGTGAAGACAAAATTTATGATGTCATCATTGCCGGTGCGGGACCGGCGGGAATGACGGCAGCCGTTTATGCATCTCGTGCAAATTTGGATACGCTTATGATTGAGCGCGGCATTCCCGGCGGGCAAATGGCGAATACGGAGGATGTGGAAAACTTCCCCGGCTTCACCCATATTCTCGGGCCGGATTTATCGAATAAAATGTTCGAGCACGCAAAGAAATTTGGGGCGGAATACGCTTACGGCGACATTAAAGAGATTCGGAACGACGGAGACATAAAGACAGTCGTGACAACGAAACAGGAATATCGGGCGTATGCCGTGATTGTAACGACCGGTGCGGAATATAAAAAATTAGGCGTGCCCGGCGAAGAAGAACTTGGCGGCCGCGGGGTGTCTTACTGCGCGGTATGCGACGGAGCCTTCTTTAAAGGGAAAGAACTCGTCGTCGTCGGCGGCGGAGATTCGGCGGTGGAGGAAGGCGTCTATTTGACGCGCTTTGCTTCGAAGGTGACGATCGTTCATCGCAGAGACGAATTGCGCGCGCAAAAGATTTTGCAAAAACGCGCGTTTGATAACGAGAAAGTCGAGTTCATCTGGAACCATACGGTGAAAGAAATTCTTGAAAAAGACGGCAAGGTCGGCAGTGTTCAGCTTGTCAATACACAAACGGGAGAAGAGCAAGAATTTCCGGCGGACGGCGTCTTCATTTACATCGGCATGAATCCGTTAAGCGAAGCCGTTCAGTCGCTCGGCATTACGAACGAAAACGGCTATATCGAAACGGACGAACGGATGGAAACGTCGATTCCGGGCATTTACGCAGCCGGCGACATCCGTGAAAAAGAGCTGCGCCAGATCGTTACGGCCACCGGCGATGGCAGTATTGCCGCCCAATCGGCGCAAGGCTACATCGAAACGTTGAAAGAAAAACAGCCGGTTTCTTAA
- a CDS encoding HPr family phosphocarrier protein — MEKEVTVELKTGLQARPAALFVQEANRFSSDIFLEKGGKKVNAKSIMGIMSLAVACGETVTLSSNGQDEAKALQALADFINKKEL; from the coding sequence ATGGAAAAAGAAGTCACGGTCGAATTAAAAACGGGATTGCAGGCGCGGCCCGCCGCACTGTTCGTGCAAGAGGCGAATCGTTTCAGCTCTGATATTTTTCTAGAAAAAGGCGGAAAAAAAGTCAATGCGAAAAGCATCATGGGCATTATGAGCCTCGCGGTGGCTTGCGGGGAAACGGTAACATTATCGTCAAACGGCCAGGACGAAGCAAAAGCTTTGCAAGCCCTTGCGGATTTCATTAACAAAAAAGAATTGTAG